TCAACCCCCAAAAAACGTTCAATTAGAGAGTAGCAGCAAACTGATTCAGATGTTTATCTTTACTGAATAATTAGAGAACAAATGAACCAATGGTATGTGAAGACAAAACTCTAAGCTTGGTAAACATGTTTTTGTGGTTTCAGTGTTAACAATGAAAAACTGTCTAGTCATCACAGGAAGaatgttttttatttaatcatAGGAAACCAGCAAACCGAAAGAACATCCTTATTTCTTTGGAGGGAAAAAACAAACAGACTGCAGATTGCTTGAAGCAGAGAAGCTGCAATCACATTGCAGCATAATGCGAGTACATGGTAATTTGATCATAAAATATATGGTTGGTAGTTATCCTATTCCAACTACACCTTTTTTCTTTATGTTCAGTTCCTTAGTATACGAGTATTAGTCAGAGAGCGAGCAGGTTAAAacatagtgcattcggaaagtattcagaccccttccctttttccacattttgttacagccttattctaaaattgattaaattattattttttcctgatcaatctacacacaataccccataataacaaagtgaaaacaggtttttagaaattgttgcaaatttattaaaaataaaaaacagaaataccttattcagaccctttgctacgagactcaaaattgagctcaggtgcatcctgtttccatcgatcatccttgagatgtttctacaacttgattggagtccacctgtggtaaattcagttgattggacatgatttggaaagacacacgccttgtctatataaaggtcacatagttgacggtgcatgtcagcaaaaaaccaagccatgaggtcgaaggaattgtccgtagagctcagagacaggattgtgtcaaggcacagatctggagaagagTACCAAaacgtctgcagcattgaaggtcaccaagaacacagtggcctccatcattcttaaatggaagaagtttgcaaccaccaagactcttcctagagctggccacccggccaaactgagcaatcgggggagaagggccttggtcaaggaggtaacaatttaatcaattttagaataaggctaacataacaaaatgtggataaagttaagggctctgaatactttcccactGCACTGTAACAAATTCACGGCGAGGGACAGGTTTGTGGATGCGGCGAGATGGCAATGGAGGGTCCTCGATGTAAAAGGTGGGAgtgattacctggcctccacaatcccccgacctcaaccaaattgagatggtttgggatgaatcggaccgcagagtgaaggaaaagcagccaacaagcgctcagcatatgtgggaactccttcaagactgttggaaaagcattccaggtgaagctggttgagagaatgccgagagtgtgcaaagctgtcaaggcaaagggtggctatttgaagaatctcaaatataaaatatattgatttgtttaacacttttttggttactacatgattccatgtgttatttcatagttttgtcttcactattattcaacaatgtagaaaatagttttaaaaaagaaaaacccttgaatgagtaggtgttctaaaatttgaccggtagtgtatgtaaataaggtatgttttttattttaaatacattttctaaaaacctgtttttgctttgtcattatggggtattgtgtgtagattgatgaggacattttttatttaatcaattttagaataaggctataaatgttacaaaatgtggaaatagtcaaggggtctgaatactttccttgGAAACTGTAGATAATCTTATTTCACCACAGGTTATGTTCAATATCAAAATGTGGTTACCAAATCCAGAGAGTAGATGAGTAATGAGTAACAGTAATAACTGACGCATCTCTATTGGCACATTAAATAGAAAACAAGACTGTCAAAACACATTCCCTCTCACGTAATGCAACATGCTTTGACAAAACCAGTGATTCACCAGGCGACCATGTAGCTCAAGGCTACatattaaattaattaatttcagaatCATAAGTCTTTAATTAAGAGTAAAGCCAATACTGTGCAAAATAACATTGTCATTATAAACCAAGTAGTTTGGGTCCAGCATTTCAGCAGTGTGTATGtcagacaatataccacgggtatgacgcaAAAATAATTatttgtgccttcagaaagtattcatacctcttgacttattccacactttgttgcgttacagcccaaattcaaaattgataaaatagattctcacccatctacacacaatacctgatgacaaagtgaaaacattgtGATGGAAAATTGGTGCTTTTCTGtttaccaatttctgtgttctatggttgtgcttttctaataagtTTTgcgttcatgcaagtgactgattgaacccTCACTATttgtatctgcaatttggcagtatgcccagacccttgttttgagaacgaaagatcagtttcaaggtctcatcttagagaagaagcctcgtgaggtattggtcgatCACATGTGtgacccagtattggtcggtcacatgaagcaaacaatgaattatgaataaactACATCATGCAAATATGATGTGTCTGCAGTATAAGGGAACTTAACGGGACTGCCCAGTTACAGCTCCTGACAGACTTTCACAATGGTGcatcaagtttgttggaacctctccagcgcgctgacaatgattcatttaagattgacttacCCTGTGTAAGAATCGCcacaacatgtttttagaaatgttagcaattgTATTGAGAATGTAATAGATCAAATTTACATAGTATTCAcaccgagtcaatactttgtagaagcacctttggcagtgattacagctgtgaatctttctgggtaagtcgaagagctttccacacctggattgtgcaacatttgcccattattctttacaaatccttcaagcgctgtcaaattggttgttgatcattgcaagacaaccattttcaggtcttgccatagatgttcacgtagatttaagttaaaactgccactcaggaacattcagtcttcttggtaagcaactcgtgttttggccttgtgtttaaggtcATCATCCTCCtggaaggtgaattcatctcccagtgtctggtggaaagcagaccaggttttcctccaggattttgcctgcgcttagctccattcagtttatttttcagcctgaaaaactccccagtcattaacaattacaagcatacccacgatgcagtcaccactatgcttgaaaatatggagagtggtacttagtAATATGTTGTATTTGCCCAAAAAAGAACACATTTTTGGCAGTATTACTTTAGGGCCttcttgcaaacaggatgcatgttttggaatattttttattctgtatatgCTTCCTTGACGCTgtgaattaggttagtattgtggagtaactacaatgttgatccatcctcagttctcccaTAACACCCATTAAACTCTTAAAATCACCATTGACCAAAATTATTTGAATTGTGATTGTGTAGATAAAGAAACAAAAAACTGtagcaaaataaacattttattgaATAGAAATAAGAGGCTGCTGATAAATTAGTTAATCCACAGACGACACCACTTCCTGTGAAATAAAAAACAAAACTATGAAGCAAAACATCCAACTTGTATGACATTCTCAACAACTGCTTTAACAAAATAATACAGTATAACAGCCTACTGTACCTCTGCAAAGTTGCTGTTGGGTGAAGGTTGTGTAGAGGGAGCCTCTTCACCTTTCTCCAGGTCAGTCATACTAGTCTGCTTTGCCACAGGGTTGGCCCTCCTGGGAATGGAAAAGGTGAATTTAATCTCAATCCATCTTGACAAACACTGGCTACACTTCAGAAAGGATTCTAAAACAGAACGAGAAGAAATCTAATAGATTGATAAATTCAACTGAATTGTGGAAACATTAAGGGGGAAGACCTACAGTGTCAAGCAGTTTGGTATGGTGTACCTTGTGTTTGCCATCTTCCTCTTCTTGACAACGGCAGCGAGGACACTGATAACGACAACCCCAGCACAGAGACCAATGGCCCCATAGATGAGTGGGCCTTGCGTAGTCTTGGTGAGATGGTCTTGGCAGGAGTCTCCACTGTAGCCTAGACCACAGGCACAGGAGGTGCCCCCATTTGTCTCCACACACTCCCCATTCCCATTACAGCGCTTTTCACTACACTGCTGGGCATCCAGGTTTCTCACCAGCCAACTGTTGTCCagagaggtggtggtggagccAGGATCTGCAGATATAGGAAAGCTGGGACTGTGAGGCTGGGTTGGGCCTTTGGCCTTGACGTCAGACTTCCCTTTGAGATAGACACCTGAGACACAATGGAGAATATCAGAACAGTTTTGTATTCAAATTAGGTTATATTATGACAGCGATTCCCAAGAGGTGCacatttgtttttgccttagCGCTACACACCAGATTTAAATAATGCTGAGTAAACACTTCAGGTGTGGTCCCCAAGACCAGGATTGGGGAATGCAGAGTTATATCTACAAATCTTTGTAATTGAACTTTGATCATCTTTTCTTCAGCTCATAACAATGGGAAAGGGAAGATTGAAACATTGTTAATTCCAGGCATTGATAATGGAAAGAGGACTCGCAGTTCTCATCCGAGGTGTCAGGGCAGTCGGGATGTCCGTCACAGAACTTCTCCAGGGGGAAGCATGTGTGCCCGTCCAGACAGGGTCTGCTTCCAGCTGGGCAGTGCTGGTCTGGGGCGCAGTGTGTGGCATTGACTGGCCAATAGTCATGGGCACACCTACAGGTCCTACCACCAGGAAGAGCCAGACACAAGTGACTGCAGTCTCCATTCCCATCTGAGCAGAAGTTGGAGCCTGGAAATGGATGAGGAAGAGTAAAGGTTGAAAAGTCATCTCAGTAAATGATAGAGTAGTGGGTGGGTGTGCAAATGTGTCCTTCTTACCCATCTGGCTGGACTTGCTGTATGCCTTCAAACTGACAATTTCAGTGTTTACCTCAAACCAAAGCTTCTTGGTCAGTGGATCATCTCTATACCAAACTTTGGTTGTGTCTGAAACATTTGATAGGAACACGTACATTATCAAATCACCATCCATGATAATCCAAAGTTATGGTGAAAGGACTTTGGGTTCAAGATCAACATTATCCTTGTTAGTTCTTTGGTTAATGACTAAACAGAGCCATCTAACCACAGTAAGACATAACATGGCACTAAATTCTAGTGAAGGCAGCTGTTTAGAAATAATAATCCACGTTACCACTGTCTGTCACCCAGAGGAGCATGCCATTGCTGAGAGCAAATGCAGTCAGGCCATCCCCAGTCTTAAACTCCTTGTATCCAGTACCATCAACTCTGACTGAGCCGATCACCCCATCACCTGGAACATAACAGACTTGTTGATAAACATTTAAAATAAAGTATTACCTCACCACCACTTCTATAGATATAaaaaaggtttgtactgtataAACAATGAGTTTCTCACCAATGTCAGCCCAGTAGATCTCGTCGCCCTTGTTGGAGAAAGTCAGGGAGGTGGGCTGAAGAGCATCCTTCCACACCTGAGCTCGCTTCACCCCATCCATGTGAGCACACTCCACCTGTGCACCTTGCCCCTGCTTGGCCAAGTTGGCAAAACAGAGTCTTCCACTGAGTGGGTGAAGAGCTATGGACTCCAGACTTCCAATATCCTGAATTAACACAGCAGTGTGCTCCCCACTGGAAGAGGTGACCTGCAGCCGCGGCTGCTTGGTGCTACTCCAGTATATGCTGAGGGTTATCCAGTCTAGAGCTAGGGCTGTGACGGTGTCCCCTTTTAGTTGCAGGAACTGGCCACGAGGCACCAAGCCGGTCTCCTTCAGCTTGAAGAGGCCTACAGACGATTGGCCGGAGTCAGCCAAGTACAGAGTCTGGTCTCGCAGGGTGTAATCCAACATCGCTGCCTCGTTGACGTTGGGGAGAGGTAGGGCGAGGTGCTCTGGCCAGCTCTTCAGACCCACAGCACTGTGCATGGTCTGCAGGTAGATCTAGACAAAATAAATGTGAAATTACATGGTGGAGAAGCTTTGTGTTTATTCCTGAATAATTGCACACAAACGTCAAGGTAAGTCAACGGGGCTTCTACAGCCTTTCAAAGCCCAGGTTATTATGACAGCTTTTGTGAAGGTACCCAAGCATTCCTAAAAGCATTTCAGCTTTTAGCTGCCATGTATACTGAAATAGAAATCAATTCAAATAAAATGACATTTGAGAGGACAGACTTTTGATTAACTCACGCAACATGTACCTAGTGGCATTGAATATAGTGCAGTACCAAGTGAAGTGAAATGGGTAAACCTGCAGTGGCCAGAGTCCTACCTGTGTGACAACAGTTGGAGACAGCACCAAGAGGAAGGCAGAGTTGACCAGGTTTGAGCAGGTGAGGGCATCCTCGGCTAGGAGCAGACCAGAGGGACACTTGCAGACCCCTTTGGGGCCAGGGGCCAACACACACAGGTGAGAGCAACGAAGTTTCTCACAGGGACGCTCAGTGTATGTCTGCAGAAGTGGATGAATGATCTGCATCCCAGATAGACAACCAAATCATTAAGCTTACATCCTCAAAAAAGGAACAAGAAGATTCCTTGTGTAATTACAGCAAACCCATGAAATTATGCAATCTTATTTAGGTGAAATTAACCAAATGGATGCATTAATATGCATTTAAATTGGGGGAAAATATACTTGCTTTCAGTCCAAAAGGTTGTCCAGGTCGTTTGAGTAGAACTTGGCGGTTCTTTCCAGTGATTTTATGAGCCCTTTGAATAGTTCTCCTCTTGGTGTCTGACCAGTAGAGCATGTCATTGAAAACTGTGACAGAGAAAGGGTTGGTGGTCTCCATCATCTGCAGAAGCTTTAGGAGTGAAAGGAACAGATAAGACATCACAATATGGTTTATCTAGGCCCGGGTTATTCAACTCTTAACGAGGTCCAGAGCCTTCTGGTTTCCTGTTCTACTTGATAATTAATtccacacacctggtgtcccacaTCTAAATCAGTCcgtgattagaggggaacaatggggGAGGAAAAGCATTGGAACTGGCTtaaaggtccagagttgagtttgagggatctATGGTATCCAACCCATGTGAATTTAATTTCATGCACCTTGGCATACAGCAACACACTACAAGTCTGATCTAGTCATATGCAAACATTTCTGTAGTACCTCGACATCTCCTCCATCCAGGTTGGCTGAGCCGATGCACCTGAGCTTCTCATCCGTCCAGTAGATCCTCTCCCATAGTGTGTCCACAGCCAGACCGCCTGGCCAGCTGAGGCTGTGACTGACCACTACTCTCCTCTCAGACCCGTCCATTCCCGCCCGCTCAATCTTCGCCTCGTTACCAATCTCTGACCAGAACATGATCCTGCAGTTAAATCCAAATGAATGTTATTTTATTATTGATTACTGAAAGTGTGTCATACATAAACTATTACAAAGAACATGAGGACAGTAGTTAGACATCTCTAGGTGGAAACCAATTCAATAAGCAAGACCCTGCCCAAGACTGTTTAGCTGCATGCATTAGTCTAGTCAACATCACCTTTCTCCAAAGGTATACAAAATCAGTAGAATAAAATAGTTTTTGGGTGGGTGCTGTTTGTGTTACACCTAGAAAATAAAATACTTGCCCCTTCTGTGGCAGGAGTGCCAGAGAGCGAGGTTGTTCAAAGTCTTCGTCGAGGATGACTGTGTGATCCAGAGAGTTTGTGATGGTTGAGTTTAATCCAATAGCAATAATCCGACCACCTCCAATACCGTCAATCCAATACAGGTTTCTCCCTACCCAGTCAACAGCAATGCAATCAGATTTGATGCCTGTAGCGAGATTAAAAGGATTACGATTATGTTCATTTTAGTTACACCAAGTGAACGCTGACCTGTGTTTTTTATAAACTGTGCCATTTAACAGTCTCAACAGTTTAACTGATTCTCAACGTCAGTTTAACCACAATACTAACCTTTGACAAGAGTTCCTCTCTTTTTCTGGTCTAGAGAGGACCACTTGATGCTCTCTGAATCCAAGCTGACCCAGAACACCCTCTGATCCCTCCAGTCATAGTCCAGGGACAGGATGGCTTTCTTGGCAGAGGACACCAGGACATCCAGACTGCTGCTTCTCAGCCCAAACAGGAACAGCTCAGTCTGCACAGAGGCCAGCAGGTAGGGCTCACCTGTGGGAAAAGAAAGTGGGTTGGTATAGGCCTACCGTGTCAGATGCATGAGTGTACTTTCTCCAGCCAACACTCTGTATTCACAAATTCAGTTCACCTTAGTGCACATTCTCCCtcaatttttgtatttttatttagagACACCATCCAGCAGAGGGAAGTTCCATGATTTGTCACCAAATCTGGATATTTCTTACTATTTTTACCTGTGATCTTGCAGTGGCGGCCATCAGATTCCAGCAGGTAACCAGGGTTGCAGTGACAATGGAAGGAGCCCTGGGTGTTGACGCACAAGTGGCTGCAAACACCTGGTCTACCACTTTCACACTCATCAATATCAACACAGGACACAGAGTCCTCTTGGCGTCGGTAACCAGCCTTACAGCCACACCTCTACATGGGAGGGGGAAAAAACCCCTCAGAAAACTAAAACATGACAGCCAGAAAACTGTACTTCAAGAAGCTTTGTAACAGTAGTTGTAGCAAACTatacaaccccccccacccccccattacTCACTGTTCCCTGTGGTGTGCTGTAGCAGTTATGGGCACATTGGGCTTTGTCTGGACACTTGGCTTGGCAGTCGCCACCCTCGTCAGAACCATCAGCACAGTTTCTGACCGTGTTACACACCAGGGCTGTGTCCAAACACTCCCACATACTACCACACTGAAACTGGTGAGAGGGGCATGTTGCTACCTGACCACCTAGGcgcaaacacacaaaaacacccaACAGAGTCTATTTCTAATAACGTCTCAGTTAaaggctttttattttatttttcaccaTTACAGATTCATTGTCACCACATACTAATCCAGTAATTAACAAACCATACATAGCTAGAATAACTGTCTAGATACTCACATCCTGCCTCATCACTTTCATCAGCACAGTCCTTTGTTCCATCACATCTCCATGCTTTGGGAACACACTGGCTCTTAGATGTACAGGCCCACTGGAAATCCCCACACTTCAATTGGACTATCTTGCAATTCTGAAAGAGAATTCAATATAGTGTGTATTAGATCTAAGTTTTGATTTGTATCACGAGGCAAAAGCATATTAGTATCCTACTACATCATTCAAAATCAATTGGGAGTCAAATGAATTAGGCTGTCTAGTCACGTCTACATCCTCCAAACGCAGAAATATCAAATATTACCTAGCCTGGGTGCCAATGTGTTTCCGCTCACTTGCCAACTCCTTATGTATTTGTCATGCTAaacaaggagttggcaagagcagaaacagacttgCACCCAGGCTAAATATTCCCACCTTTTCATCAGAGCCATCTTTACAGTCCTGCTCCCCATCACAGACCCACTGCTCCAGCATACACTCCTGGCTGTGTGGGCACTGGAGCTTGGTGGTGCACTGGGGGGGCTTGGTGCAGCTCTCCTCGTCAGAGTGATCCCGACAGTCAGGATGCCCGTCACAGCGCATGCTTACGGATACACACTGACCACTGGTGCAACGGAACTCCCCACTATTGCAGCTCTCATCAGCTATGGGTCAAAGGGACATTTCTTGAATTGACAGGATTGGATCAGTGAAGGTAAAATGGAAACCCCTGTATGGGGTTTGTGCCGTTGTTAGAGTATTAACCATAATTACTTTCAACGATCCAATAGTGCCAGGTCAGCTTGGGGAATTTAATTTGTAACAAAATTGTAGGACTTTCAAGTTCAACATGCCCCAGTTTAGTAGTTCCTTGGGAGTTAAACTTACCACAGTTGGCCTCATCAGTGCCGTCCAGGCAGTCCCTCTCGCCATCACAGAGGAAGGTGTCTGGGAGGCAGCGGGTCTTGTCGTCACAGTGGTGAGTACAGCCGTCCAAGGGCTTCAGGCAGTCCATCTCATCAGAGCGGTCCTGACACTGggccacaccatcacacacctgCCTCTGGTCAATGCACTTCTTCCCATGGGCACACTGAAACTGGCCTGAATATACAGTACCGTTTAAGTGCAATCAATAACAGTGATAAAACGGTGACCTGTGAGGACTATTTCAAAGATGGATCTCTAAACATGCATACCATGCACAGTGATCCATGAAACCATGTTCTGTGTGTATATGTTCTGTGTATGCGAGTAAATTCCAGTATGCTAGTTAGTGCAAAAGGTTGTTACAGTAAGTATGTATTGCACTAAA
The sequence above is a segment of the Coregonus clupeaformis isolate EN_2021a chromosome 16, ASM2061545v1, whole genome shotgun sequence genome. Coding sequences within it:
- the lrp13 gene encoding very low-density lipoprotein receptor, whose product is MAFCLLVCIAILEISVLSAAAQTPLKCNLGTKPCKDGSECVLYQHVCDGEADCRDGSDEEDCTVACDNGQFLCAHGKKCIDQRQVCDGVAQCQDRSDESDCLKPMEGCIHHCDDNTRCLPDTFLCDGERDCLDGTDEANCDSDSTDDDDLENHHNVAEDDDGNNGITTFMSAPAPLKCPFGTKPCKDKIECVLYNHVCDGEADCNDGSDEEECSLECESGQFQCAHGKKCIDQRQVCDGVAQCQDRSDEMDCLKPLDGCTHHCDDKTRCLPDTFLCDGERDCLDGTDEANCADESCNSGEFRCTSGQCVSVSMRCDGHPDCRDHSDEESCTKPPQCTTKLQCPHSQECMLEQWVCDGEQDCKDGSDEKNCKIVQLKCGDFQWACTSKSQCVPKAWRCDGTKDCADESDEAGCGQVATCPSHQFQCGSMWECLDTALVCNTVRNCADGSDEGGDCQAKCPDKAQCAHNCYSTPQGTRCGCKAGYRRQEDSVSCVDIDECESGRPGVCSHLCVNTQGSFHCHCNPGYLLESDGRHCKITGEPYLLASVQTELFLFGLRSSSLDVLVSSAKKAILSLDYDWRDQRVFWVSLDSESIKWSSLDQKKRGTLVKGIKSDCIAVDWVGRNLYWIDGIGGGRIIAIGLNSTITNSLDHTVILDEDFEQPRSLALLPQKGIMFWSEIGNEAKIERAGMDGSERRVVVSHSLSWPGGLAVDTLWERIYWTDEKLRCIGSANLDGGDVELLQMMETTNPFSVTVFNDMLYWSDTKRRTIQRAHKITGKNRQVLLKRPGQPFGLKIIHPLLQTYTERPCEKLRCSHLCVLAPGPKGVCKCPSGLLLAEDALTCSNLVNSAFLLVLSPTVVTQIYLQTMHSAVGLKSWPEHLALPLPNVNEAAMLDYTLRDQTLYLADSGQSSVGLFKLKETGLVPRGQFLQLKGDTVTALALDWITLSIYWSSTKQPRLQVTSSSGEHTAVLIQDIGSLESIALHPLSGRLCFANLAKQGQGAQVECAHMDGVKRAQVWKDALQPTSLTFSNKGDEIYWADIGDGVIGSVRVDGTGYKEFKTGDGLTAFALSNGMLLWVTDSDTTKVWYRDDPLTKKLWFEVNTEIVSLKAYSKSSQMGSNFCSDGNGDCSHLCLALPGGRTCRCAHDYWPVNATHCAPDQHCPAGSRPCLDGHTCFPLEKFCDGHPDCPDTSDENCVYLKGKSDVKAKGPTQPHSPSFPISADPGSTTTSLDNSWLVRNLDAQQCSEKRCNGNGECVETNGGTSCACGLGYSGDSCQDHLTKTTQGPLIYGAIGLCAGVVVISVLAAVVKKRKMANTRRANPVAKQTSMTDLEKGEEAPSTQPSPNSNFAEEVVSSVD